From the genome of Rhodospirillales bacterium, one region includes:
- a CDS encoding branched-chain amino acid ABC transporter permease, whose amino-acid sequence MDYVLLVEQLLNGFQLGIILFLMAAGLTLVFGIMDLVNLAHGSLFMIGAFVGGTLALATDSFVLGAILMVPAMFVIGILLETIALRTLYHRSHLDQVLATFGLILFFNEATRLIWGPEGLVIPLPDFLEGTVALGAGITYPLYRVVIIGVGLLVALGLYLLVAKTRFGMLVRAGASNRTMAGALGVNIPVLFTLVFGIGAVLAGLAGLIITPITQAAIGMGEDVLILAFVVIVIGGIGSVRGAFVAAVLTGVIDTMGRSFLDLLLLLVLPANAAEAAGPALASMLIYILMAGILFFRPQGLFPPRGATAIL is encoded by the coding sequence ATGGACTACGTCCTGCTAGTTGAACAGCTGCTGAACGGATTCCAGCTCGGAATCATCTTGTTCCTAATGGCTGCCGGACTCACACTGGTGTTCGGGATCATGGACCTGGTGAACCTGGCGCACGGGTCCTTGTTCATGATCGGGGCATTTGTCGGCGGGACGCTGGCGCTCGCAACCGATTCGTTTGTTCTAGGCGCCATCCTCATGGTGCCCGCCATGTTTGTCATCGGCATTCTGCTCGAAACGATTGCCCTTCGGACCCTCTATCACCGAAGTCATCTTGATCAGGTACTTGCAACCTTCGGGCTGATTTTGTTTTTCAATGAGGCCACGCGCCTGATCTGGGGACCGGAAGGGCTCGTGATCCCGCTGCCTGATTTCCTGGAAGGTACGGTGGCACTGGGAGCGGGAATCACCTATCCGCTGTATCGGGTTGTCATCATTGGCGTTGGACTGCTTGTGGCGCTTGGTCTCTACCTGCTGGTGGCCAAGACCCGGTTCGGGATGCTGGTTCGGGCGGGGGCCTCCAATCGCACAATGGCCGGGGCGCTCGGAGTGAACATTCCCGTACTGTTCACCCTCGTGTTCGGGATTGGGGCGGTCCTGGCCGGCCTGGCGGGCCTCATCATCACGCCAATCACCCAGGCAGCGATCGGGATGGGTGAGGACGTGTTGATCCTCGCCTTCGTCGTCATCGTGATCGGAGGGATCGGTTCGGTGCGTGGCGCGTTCGTTGCCGCCGTTCTCACCGGCGTGATCGACACGATGGGGCGGTCGTTCCTTGACTTGCTGCTGTTGCTCGTGCTGCCGGCCAACGCTGCCGAAGCGGCCGGCCCGGCGCTGGCATCGATGCTGATTTACATCCTTATGGCCGGCATCTTGTTCTTTCGGCCGCAAGGTTTGTTTCCCCCGCGCGGGGCGACGGCGATCCTGTGA
- a CDS encoding branched-chain amino acid ABC transporter permease — translation MTALVLVLCAAIPYLAPALDEPFYVIVFARIMIWAIAAVSLNLIMGYGGMISFGHAVYLGIGGYAVAILGFHDITSAWVQLPVAVGLSAVVALVFGVICLRTRGIYFIMITLALAQMVYFLSVSAERYGSDDGLNILWRSDFGTRFFDLEDSVVMYYTIFAVLLGCLLVKWRIVMSRFGMVLRASSANDTRVQAAGIPTFRYRLVAFVIAGIMCGLAGFLQANLERFVSPDMMNWHRSGELILMTVLGGTSTLFGPVVGAVVFLMLSEILSTITIHWHLVFGPFLVIVVLFARGGVMGLLGSRARHD, via the coding sequence GTGACCGCCTTGGTACTGGTCTTGTGCGCAGCCATTCCGTACCTGGCGCCGGCGCTCGACGAACCGTTCTACGTCATCGTGTTCGCCCGGATCATGATCTGGGCCATCGCGGCGGTGAGTCTGAACTTGATCATGGGGTACGGCGGCATGATCAGCTTTGGCCATGCGGTCTACCTCGGCATCGGTGGGTATGCGGTGGCCATCCTGGGGTTCCACGACATCACTAGCGCGTGGGTGCAGCTGCCGGTAGCCGTCGGGCTAAGCGCCGTGGTTGCACTGGTGTTTGGCGTCATCTGCCTGCGCACCCGCGGCATCTATTTCATCATGATCACCTTGGCGCTCGCGCAGATGGTCTACTTCCTGAGCGTGAGTGCAGAGCGATACGGCAGCGACGATGGACTGAACATCCTGTGGCGGAGTGATTTTGGGACCCGCTTCTTCGATTTGGAGGACAGCGTGGTTATGTACTACACGATCTTCGCCGTGCTCCTGGGATGCCTGCTTGTCAAGTGGAGAATCGTGATGTCACGTTTTGGCATGGTGCTGCGGGCATCAAGTGCCAATGACACACGTGTTCAAGCTGCAGGCATCCCGACGTTCCGGTACCGACTTGTGGCATTCGTGATTGCCGGAATCATGTGCGGGCTCGCCGGATTTCTGCAGGCCAATCTCGAGCGTTTCGTATCACCGGACATGATGAACTGGCACCGGTCAGGAGAACTGATCCTCATGACGGTACTGGGCGGCACGTCAACCTTATTCGGCCCCGTCGTCGGGGCTGTCGTATTCCTCATGCTGTCCGAAATCTTGTCAACAATAACGATCCACTGGCACTTGGTATTCGGGCCGTTTCTGGTGATCGTGGTGCTGTTTGCGCGTGGCGGCGTCATGGGTCTGCTGGGATCGAGAGCGAGGCATGACTGA
- a CDS encoding ABC transporter ATP-binding protein — MTENTRDADLVAQGLSKSFGGLQAATDLSVSARRGEIHAVIGPNGAGKTTFVHMLSGFLRPDSGKIEFRGHDITDLSPAARVQRGLARSFQITSVFREFTVLENVVLPVQSRQGHSFRFWRPVLNDPTLLEPARALLEEVGLGDRAEAVAGHLAHGEQRQLEIAIALATRPSFLLLDEPMAGMGPDENRTLIDFLGELKTDHGMLLVEHDLDAVFALADRITVLVYGRVVASGSPDEIRKDALVQNAYLGETQM; from the coding sequence ATGACTGAGAACACTCGGGATGCCGATCTGGTAGCGCAGGGATTGAGCAAGAGCTTCGGCGGACTTCAGGCGGCGACGGATCTCTCCGTGAGCGCTCGGCGCGGCGAGATCCACGCGGTGATCGGACCCAACGGTGCCGGCAAGACGACCTTCGTTCACATGCTTTCCGGTTTCCTCCGGCCCGACAGCGGCAAGATCGAGTTCCGGGGGCATGACATTACTGACCTTTCGCCCGCCGCCCGGGTACAACGCGGGTTGGCGCGGTCATTCCAGATCACCAGCGTATTCCGTGAGTTCACCGTGTTGGAGAATGTGGTTCTTCCCGTCCAGTCCCGACAAGGCCACAGCTTCCGGTTCTGGCGACCGGTGCTGAACGATCCGACCTTGCTTGAGCCGGCTCGGGCGCTGCTCGAGGAAGTGGGACTGGGTGATCGGGCCGAGGCCGTTGCCGGCCATCTCGCACATGGCGAACAGCGTCAATTGGAAATCGCGATTGCTCTGGCAACTAGGCCCTCGTTCCTCCTGCTCGATGAGCCGATGGCCGGTATGGGACCCGACGAGAACCGTACCTTGATTGACTTTCTGGGAGAGCTGAAGACGGATCACGGGATGCTGTTGGTCGAGCACGATCTTGACGCCGTGTTTGCCTTGGCCGATCGGATCACGGTGCTCGTTTACGGTCGGGTAGTGGCGTCGGGCAGCCCGGACGAGATCCGAAAGGATGCGCTGGTGCAGAACGCGTACCTCGGTGAGACACAGATGTGA
- a CDS encoding ABC transporter ATP-binding protein, with translation MLEVHGVDAFYGDSQVLFGMTIAVRSGEVVTLLGRNGMGKTTTVRAILGIIKPRAGTVTFNGTRLDRLPSYAVARAGIGLVPEGRQIFPNLSVRENLIATARSRRHQGEPWTLERVVELFPALGARLGSAGNQLSGGEQQMLAIGRALMTNPQLMIMDEATEGLAPLVRQEIWGCLASLKDAKQAVLVIDKNVEMLTRLADLHHIVEKGTVVWKGTSEELRGNTSLQTRYLGV, from the coding sequence ATGCTCGAAGTCCATGGTGTCGATGCCTTCTACGGCGACAGCCAGGTCCTGTTTGGCATGACCATCGCCGTACGATCCGGCGAGGTCGTGACATTGTTAGGCCGCAACGGGATGGGAAAGACCACGACAGTTCGGGCAATTCTGGGGATCATCAAGCCGCGCGCCGGAACGGTCACGTTCAACGGAACGCGCTTGGACCGGTTGCCGTCCTATGCCGTTGCGAGGGCAGGGATTGGACTGGTTCCTGAAGGCCGTCAGATCTTTCCCAATCTGTCGGTTCGCGAAAACCTGATCGCGACCGCACGGTCCCGAAGGCATCAGGGAGAGCCCTGGACGCTCGAACGGGTCGTTGAGCTGTTTCCGGCCCTGGGCGCCCGGCTCGGGAGTGCCGGCAATCAGTTGTCAGGCGGCGAACAGCAAATGCTCGCGATCGGCCGTGCCCTCATGACCAACCCGCAACTGATGATCATGGACGAGGCCACCGAGGGACTGGCGCCACTGGTACGGCAGGAGATCTGGGGATGTCTGGCCAGTCTGAAGGACGCAAAGCAGGCAGTCCTGGTGATCGACAAGAACGTCGAGATGCTGACGCGGCTTGCTGATCTTCACCACATTGTCGAAAAGGGCACGGTAGTCTGGAAGGGGACGAGCGAGGAGCTCCGCGGAAACACCTCGCTGCAAACGCGTTACCTCGGGGTCTAG